GTGGGATTGTCACCAATGGATCTTTCAGCTCCTCGCCACCCTCCTTGGATCCAAATCTGGACAAGTGTCAGATTTTGATGAGCAACGGGAGCTTACCGGGGCGCCGAAATGGGACACTGAAGGGCTCTGGCACAAAAATGGGGACCAGCGGCGTTACAGGAAGCGGGAACACCAACggggttcttcggatgggagtCTCCGGGCCTGACGCGATGGCAGCGGTCCTGAACGGACACAGTGGTCTTTGGGTACCGAACGGATGCGTCACTTTACGGGAGGCAAACAAAGGTTTGCGCGAGTACCCGAACGGGGATCCATCTTGCAACCAGAACCGTCTGTCAACGTATGACAACGTGCACCTGAACCATCACAACCTGCAGCAACACAACCACAATGCTCACGTGGCGTGTCTTAGCAGCAGCTGCGAGGACAAGCAGAGTGTGGACAGCGCCACCTGGTCTACGTCCTCCTGCGAGATCTCCCTGCCGGACAACACCACGTCCTGCCGCTCCTCGACCACCACCTGCCCTGAGCAAGACTTTTACGGCTGCCACTATCAGGACCTGGACGGCCCCAACCAGGACGGTGGCGGGGACGAGGGCCGGGAGAGCGGCAGAGAGGCGCTGCAAACGGACGAAGTGGCGAGAAACTGCAATGAGCATGGTGGCAAGGACGACGCGGGTGAAGGCCACAGTGCACTTCACAGCCTGGTGGTGAGTCTCAAACAAGAGATGCTCAAGCAGAAGTCCGAATACGAGGCCAGGATAAAGAGGTGAGAGATTATTttctaaaagaaaacaaaattgcatAATCCACGCTCCACATAAAAACCAAAATAATATTCAATCATTTGCAACCATAGCAAACACACAGAATATGACATAACGTTTACAAGTGCTTCAgtaaaaatggagaaaagtgGTCATGTTTGTGGTCAGACaggcacatttaaaataaataaataaaaactcctTTCCCTGAGTTATGTAATGTGCTGGTGACTATGACGTATGTCGGGTAATCAGAGAgtgaatgagggaaaaaaaaaaattatgattttttttttttttttttgggccgcaACCTGCATACCAAGACGTAATGCAGTATGATAAAATGCTTTCCACAGCTGGGCGGTAAAAGAATACCAGGATCTTACAGAGGTTGTCCCATTTTAAAATCATGAGGAAGCAAATAAATTGCCTGGCCTCCTTACCAATTGCTGTGGTATTTGTAGTCCAGCAGAGATTGTCTGTAATGTATATCCTAAGAAATTTATAACCGTGGAGTATTTCCACACAATAACCATTGATGAAAATGGGGGATGCGTGAGCTTTGCATTTCCTAAAGTTCAATATAAATTACTGTATTGGATTTTCTTGGTATTTAAAATCAGGCTGTCTGCAGAGCACCACAGAGACAAATTTGGGACATCAGCACGGTAGGTGGACTCATCTTCCCGTAAGATGAGTCCCACCACAACTGTGTCGTCTCCAAACTTAATCATGTGATTGGAAGGGGGGCTCGGTGTACAATCAGAGCTGTACAGAGGGTACAAACCTCTGCTCTTGCTGGCGTCTCTGTTGCAATCCTGCTGGTGTAGCATGTGCCCTGCTAGCTGGATGGAGGCACTGGGGATCGCCCAGTGTAACCACATCTCTGTGACAATGAGGACACAGCAGTCCCAAAAGGAGTGATTTTCAACACGCAGCAAATCCATGTCGTCCATTTTGTTGACAATGGATCAGGGATTTGAGAGAAAGATGCTCAGGAGCGGTGGTTTGTGGGGCCCGCTTCATAACTCTGGTAGCAGGTGCGGCCGGCAAACCGGCTTGTGCTTCCCCTCTCTACGCCAACGGCGTCGCTTGGTACTACCATGGGGTCTCGTGATGTCCGCGGGGGTGTTGTGCGCCCGTTTGAAGTCAGCTGTGATATCCACCCCAGcaagcaaacacacaaacaatcgCCATACTTAATCAACCATATTGAAACTTTTGTTAAAGGGCTGTCAGCATGCATCTTACTTATTTTCAATTCCCCAAACAGAGTTCAGATGTCcaagtaggcttttcctgagaTTATCCAGACCACGGTTAGTGCTGTAGGATGTGGCAACGGTTAGCAGGGCATTGAAACGATCATAACTGGACTTTTCAGTCTGTCATTCGAGCAGCCTTCATCAGTTCATATGCAACAGTCAAGTCCAaactaaaataatacatttgtgaAACTCAGTGAAAAGTTGGACAGCAAAGAATGAAGCTGACGCGTATTTGATACTATTACAATGAGAAAAGTTGGCCCCTAGAATTTATTTATATGATTTTAGATAGACTCTTGGTGCTTATGAAGTTTAATGCTCTTATATTTGATGTCGACTTTAGACTTTATCCTTTCTCTATCCTTTTCTAAGCAACCACTGTGCCTTTTGCAGCTTGGACCAGCGCAACCTGGACCTGGAGTCCAAGATGGTGAGCCTGCACGAAGAACTGGACCAGGAGCGTAAGAAGTACACCATGGCAGAGATCAAGCTGCGTAACGCTGAGCGGGCCAAGGACGATGCTGAGCGCCGCAATCACATGCTGCAAAAGGAGATGGAGCAGTTCTTCTCCACCTTCAGCGACCTCACCGCCACCGGCAGCAGCTCTGCCACCGTGGACCCCCGTCGGCCCGATCGCGGCAACCCTATCTGGATACAGTGAAGGTGGGCGCAATGAACACCTTTTGAAGACTAAAAAGTTCATTGTGACGGCTCCAAGCGGGATTTGGCTGCCGGATGTGGTGAGGAACTGTGGTGAGCTCTTCACCTCCACTAACATatcaccaaagaaaatggattcagAAGTAAAAGGTGCTAGAAAGAATGTCCGTTGAGAGTTTGGAAGATTCTAATGGTGCAGGAGAGGAGTGAGCAAACAACAGAGGAACTTTTTCACTTCCTGGCAAGAAGATGAGTCTGACGGTACTAGCAAAGCAGCTTCAATGACATAACACAACCTTTCCAGAAATGATTACGTAGCTAAacatgctaatgttagctaTGCTCGAAAAATAGACTCACAACAGCGGGGAACGGGGATCAGTTCCCAATCAATTTTACGAACATTGGATTTATTGGTGGTACATAGCAAAATGTctgttttcttcacttcccCTTTTGTTTTAATCTGCTGAATACAGTCAGGTCGGCACTGTAAATaagaatctgttctcaattgtcttaaagtcaaatgaataaattattatttttaataaatcaaataCAGAAAGGCCTCAGGTGAGAGTTTGGAAGATGCGCAGGCAGGAAAGGTGCAAACAACAGAGCAAGTTTTGATTTTATCCTCAAGGTAAGACAAGCAATGTCACACTATTATGACTAAGCAGCTCCAACGAGTGTTGGCACAGACAGTAAGTAAATAACAGAGAAGTAATAATACAGTAGTaagtaaagttgtttttgttgtgagcATTCTTTTACAAGCTAGCATTGTGAACTCATTTTGTGAGCAACAAAGCAGAACCACACCAACCCAGACGTACTGTGTGACCTGCTTGTAGCGAGGGACCTTCACTTGCACaagtattttgttgaaaaatttgAACTGGATCTACAAGGACTTGAGAGACTGATAATGCTAGCGGACCAACAAAAGAGTCGCTGTTCGCGACATTCCTGCCTTCATTCGCAAGGTTTCTCTCCATCACTTCCTCTTTTGCCTCTGTTAGCAACTCATGGGCCTCTTTTAGCCTCCCTTAATTTTGCTAATTTGCTAGCATCACTTCAGCCTTCATTAGCAACTTCTGCGTCCCTGTTAGCATTCCTTTACCTCCGTTTGCAACGCTTCTGGGGGTGATAGCAACATTTTGGCCTGTGTTAAGTTaccctttttttaaatcccttctGCGTTCGTTCACAGCCTATCCCTCAGCTAGCACCTTTTCCGTCTAAGTTAGCCAGTCTTCTCCACATATCGCTAGCTGAAGTGCAGACGTGACATTGAAAAGCTTTCATTCAATATTACAGCCATTGGTGTACTGTAAATGATGATGTCGCCTGGGGTGACGTCAAGATGACACATTGTGTAAATAGAGGGCTATTTAAAGACTCTCAAAGGCTATGTGATGCGCTACGTACGAAACCTTTGGATTTCTCTCCAAGTTGTCCGTTATGCTcgtgtactgtacataaatcAGAGAGCAGGAGGGGAACGCATGTCTTAtttataaaaagaaattaatatgCCTAAATTTACtatttaaatgtatgtaaatgttgACACTGTCTAGGTGCTTGCGCTTACatttgtgttgtctttgtgcATCAGGttcatgacccaaaaaaaaagcaacagcgAGTGTGTAGCAAGGGATGTGTAAGGTGGTGTCAACGAAGAATCAAATTGAGTCTAATAACCAAATAAACTGTTACGAGGGGGTCGTTTTTTAAACCTTCTGGTGGTCATTGCATTTGTGAAAGATGTGTCTCGATGGCATTACAGGTATTAGGATTCCCACGTAGTCTCACGGCAGGACACGCCCTACTCCAAT
This DNA window, taken from Syngnathoides biaculeatus isolate LvHL_M chromosome 17, ASM1980259v1, whole genome shotgun sequence, encodes the following:
- the arhgap24 gene encoding rho GTPase-activating protein 24 isoform X4; protein product: MDLNFNPGGDRERMTTNHETYLLMASTQNDMEDWVKTIRRVIWAPFGGGIFGQKLEETVRYERRYGNKMAPMLVEQCADFIRQRGLLEEGLFRLPGQANLVKELQEAFDCGEKPLFDCNTDVHTVASLLKLYLRELPEPVVPFHKYDDFLACTKLLSKDDDETGMRELRKLVEGLPPVNYNLLKYICRFLDEVQSYSGVNKMSVQNLATVFGPNILRPKVEDPVTIMEGTVLVQQLMAVLIGRHDTVFPREQDSPAGPAEIANNNNMDSPRQPAAQTMVAQNVENNNIQAVRQCVWEALDSPCRHEDRQGSPRSASPRNIPGCFDNSRSPPLTVKKNPAFSKGSGIVTNGSFSSSPPSLDPNLDKCQILMSNGSLPGRRNGTLKGSGTKMGTSGVTGSGNTNGVLRMGVSGPDAMAAVLNGHSGLWVPNGCVTLREANKGLREYPNGDPSCNQNRLSTYDNVHLNHHNLQQHNHNAHVACLSSSCEDKQSVDSATWSTSSCEISLPDNTTSCRSSTTTCPEQDFYGCHYQDLDGPNQDGGGDEGRESGREALQTDEVARNCNEHGGKDDAGEGHSALHSLVVSLKQEMLKQKSEYEARIKSLDQRNLDLESKMVSLHEELDQERKKYTMAEIKLRNAERAKDDAERRNHMLQKEMEQFFSTFSDLTATGSSSATVDPRRPDRGNPIWIQ